The Afipia massiliensis genome has a segment encoding these proteins:
- the folD gene encoding bifunctional methylenetetrahydrofolate dehydrogenase/methenyltetrahydrofolate cyclohydrolase FolD: MSAKIIDGKIIAADLRARVADEVTRVKRDHGLTPGLAVVLVGNDPASEVYVRNKAKQTEAAGMASFEHKLAADTPQADLLALIAKLNADASVHGILVQLPLPKGLDTQTVINAINPAKDVDGLHPINAGRLANGLPALTPCTPLGCIILAKTVHASLEGMNAVIIGRSNLVGRPLVQLLLNENATVTIAHSRTRDLAAICKNADLLLAAVGKPEMVKADWIKRGATVIDVGINRSPGADGKNKLVGDVAYEEALGVAGAITPVPGGVGQMTVACLLVNTLRAACAIKGLKAPAV; the protein is encoded by the coding sequence ATGTCAGCCAAGATCATCGATGGAAAAATCATTGCCGCCGATCTGCGCGCGCGCGTCGCGGATGAAGTGACGCGTGTGAAGCGCGATCACGGACTGACGCCGGGTCTGGCGGTGGTTTTGGTGGGCAACGATCCGGCCTCCGAGGTCTACGTCCGCAACAAAGCGAAGCAGACCGAAGCCGCCGGCATGGCGTCGTTCGAGCACAAGCTCGCTGCGGATACACCGCAGGCTGATCTGCTGGCGCTGATTGCAAAACTGAATGCCGACGCCAGCGTGCACGGCATTCTTGTACAGTTGCCGCTGCCGAAGGGGCTCGACACGCAAACCGTGATCAACGCCATCAATCCGGCGAAGGACGTGGACGGCCTGCACCCGATCAATGCCGGCCGGCTCGCCAACGGTCTGCCCGCGCTGACGCCGTGCACGCCGCTCGGCTGCATCATCCTCGCCAAGACGGTTCACGCCTCGCTGGAAGGCATGAACGCCGTCATCATCGGTCGCTCGAATCTGGTGGGCCGTCCGCTGGTGCAACTGCTGCTCAACGAAAACGCCACGGTGACCATTGCGCATTCGCGCACGCGCGATCTTGCAGCCATCTGCAAGAATGCCGATCTGCTGCTTGCTGCTGTCGGCAAGCCGGAAATGGTCAAGGCCGACTGGATCAAGCGAGGGGCAACCGTGATCGATGTCGGCATCAATCGTAGTCCGGGCGCGGACGGCAAAAACAAGCTGGTCGGCGATGTCGCCTATGAGGAGGCGCTCGGCGTGGCCGGCGCTATCACGCCGGTGCCCGGCGGCGTCGGTCAGATGACGGTGGCGTGCCTGCTGGTAAACACGCTGCGCGCGGCCTGCGCGATCAAGGGGCTCAAGGCGCCGGCTGTGTAA
- a CDS encoding DUF167 domain-containing protein has translation MSLPWRFSVQGISVALRVTPRGGLDAIDGIETLANGRSVVKVRVRAIAEGGEANRAVTELLAKALRVPKSHVRVLSGVTSRLKQVAVDGDPKTLGDALHALTKTTGS, from the coding sequence TTGAGTCTTCCTTGGCGCTTTTCCGTTCAAGGCATCAGCGTCGCATTGCGCGTCACCCCGCGCGGCGGGCTTGACGCGATCGACGGCATTGAAACCCTGGCCAACGGCCGCAGCGTCGTGAAAGTCCGGGTCCGCGCCATCGCCGAGGGCGGCGAAGCCAATCGCGCGGTGACCGAATTGCTCGCAAAGGCGCTTCGCGTGCCGAAAAGCCATGTGCGGGTGCTGTCCGGCGTGACCTCGCGGCTGAAGCAGGTCGCGGTGGACGGCGATCCCAAGACATTGGGCGATGCCTTGCACGCCCTGACCAAGACAACAGGCTCCTGA
- a CDS encoding YggT family protein: MRAILDIINIVLDLYVWLLIASAILSWLIAFNVVNTRNGFVASVAEFLYKITEPVLRPIRNIMPNFGGLDISPIIVILIIMFVQRVIAYYIYPNVI, from the coding sequence ATGCGCGCCATTCTCGACATCATCAACATCGTCCTGGATCTGTATGTCTGGCTGCTGATCGCCTCGGCGATCCTGTCCTGGCTGATCGCCTTCAACGTCGTGAACACCCGCAACGGGTTCGTCGCGTCGGTGGCCGAGTTCCTCTACAAGATTACTGAGCCGGTGCTACGGCCGATCAGGAACATCATGCCGAATTTCGGCGGCCTCGATATTTCGCCGATCATCGTCATCCTCATCATCATGTTCGTCCAGCGCGTGATTGCCTACTACATCTATCCGAACGTGATCTGA